Proteins from one Paenibacillus amylolyticus genomic window:
- a CDS encoding helix-turn-helix domain-containing protein, whose protein sequence is MAVSLFDTLIHSWNRLHPMLTPPLAMSDFLREIQSKYALHDLVSWMDRIICNWLEQIRKEMGEKKSNKLIEQVKQYVELHYAEEISFEAIAKGLFVHPKYLSQLFKRVTGENFVSYLNGYRIQRALELLQSGHYMVYEVSEMTGFRNATYFSQVFKMLTGKSPSEVG, encoded by the coding sequence GTGGCCGTCAGTCTGTTTGATACGTTAATTCATAGTTGGAACCGACTTCATCCCATGTTAACGCCACCGCTGGCGATGAGTGATTTTTTGCGTGAAATTCAATCGAAGTATGCGTTGCATGATCTGGTAAGCTGGATGGACCGTATTATCTGCAACTGGCTGGAACAGATACGCAAGGAGATGGGCGAGAAGAAAAGCAATAAACTGATCGAACAGGTGAAACAGTATGTGGAGCTGCATTACGCCGAAGAGATTAGTTTTGAAGCCATAGCCAAGGGATTATTCGTACATCCGAAGTATCTGAGTCAACTGTTCAAAAGGGTGACCGGTGAGAATTTCGTGAGTTATTTGAACGGGTACCGAATTCAGAGAGCGCTGGAACTGTTGCAGTCGGGACATTACATGGTATATGAGGTGAGCGAGATGACGGGGTTCCGTAATGCAACGTATTTCAGCCAGGTATTCAAAATGCTTACGGGCAAGAGTCCGTCTGAGGTGGGGTAA
- a CDS encoding response regulator: MMKTIMLVDDDPHIVKALTDHIDWPSLGLSIAGTASNGLEALDLFHRMHPDVVMTDVYLPGMTGLEITQTLRRDHPHLPIIILSGYDEFENARAAMRWGVNHFLLKPAEVEEIESVLREVLLEQDVRERHERLERTYKQEVGRVLPYLRKQFLHELLTTRYRADELPKERMDYIGIPMSSHTRAISLQLNRPVFLTRMKERDWQLLRYGAADIIQETVKEQAARMNGQVEIVDYSDQVFVLLLLGDTDHLGECLPLVERMIDQIFTYLKIEVSAGIGRSKIHPCEVIDSYLESREALETAEFQGGSRIYHYEASKDTEPSVTDYSLLLRQWNEAWADIRPDQAEEVWQHICLLLKRGTVLGYRMYRLWPSVCLIR, translated from the coding sequence ATGATGAAGACCATCATGCTTGTTGATGACGATCCTCATATTGTAAAGGCATTAACAGATCATATCGATTGGCCCTCTCTGGGTCTCAGCATTGCAGGTACTGCTTCCAATGGCTTGGAGGCGCTGGACCTGTTTCACCGCATGCACCCGGATGTCGTTATGACTGACGTCTATCTACCTGGGATGACCGGGCTTGAGATCACACAGACGTTGCGACGTGATCATCCCCACCTGCCGATCATCATTCTTAGCGGATATGACGAGTTCGAGAACGCCCGGGCAGCCATGCGCTGGGGGGTAAATCACTTTTTGCTGAAGCCGGCAGAGGTTGAGGAGATTGAGTCTGTGCTGCGGGAGGTACTGTTGGAACAAGATGTGCGAGAGCGGCATGAGCGGCTGGAGCGGACGTACAAGCAGGAGGTTGGACGGGTGCTTCCGTATTTGCGCAAACAATTTCTTCACGAGCTGTTGACCACGCGATATCGGGCAGACGAACTTCCGAAAGAACGCATGGACTATATAGGTATTCCTATGTCCTCACATACACGCGCCATTAGTCTGCAACTGAATCGCCCCGTATTTTTGACACGCATGAAAGAACGGGATTGGCAGCTTCTCCGCTACGGGGCGGCCGATATTATTCAGGAGACGGTGAAGGAGCAAGCGGCGCGCATGAATGGTCAGGTAGAAATTGTTGATTATTCGGATCAGGTATTTGTGTTGCTTTTATTAGGAGATACAGATCATCTGGGGGAATGCCTGCCACTCGTAGAGCGGATGATTGATCAGATCTTTACGTATCTGAAAATTGAAGTGAGTGCTGGAATCGGGAGATCCAAGATTCACCCATGTGAAGTGATAGATTCTTATCTTGAGAGCAGGGAGGCGCTGGAAACAGCAGAGTTTCAAGGTGGGAGCCGTATCTACCACTATGAAGCATCAAAGGATACAGAGCCAAGTGTGACGGATTATTCCTTATTGCTTCGTCAATGGAATGAGGCTTGGGCGGATATTCGGCCTGATCAGGCAGAAGAGGTATGGCAACATATTTGCCTTTTGCTGAAGAGGGGAACTGTGTTGGGATACAGGATGTACAGGTTGTGGCCGTCAGTCTGTTTGATACGTTAA
- a CDS encoding methyl-accepting chemotaxis protein, producing the protein MNTLESLVNAMPFVSQMFRDDISISINDHEKVLYFSEAKSLEIGVKVGDELHDDYKNFKMLTNKDTRTVARMPGDLQGRPFDAILIPIKENDQVVGILGVNYALDSHMTLETLIRENETTIHALIGGIQQIAAHSEELSATSEEILRNSKKASENSVSVSKVTTVIREVSEQTNLLGLNAMIEAARVGDQGAGFGVVASEVRKLSDHTKQAAADIETSLGSVQDSMKHMEQEIGQITTATVDQAKLVSEFMESIEQLSETSANLKKFVHEMLALE; encoded by the coding sequence TTGAATACTCTTGAATCTCTGGTAAATGCTATGCCTTTTGTTAGCCAAATGTTCCGTGACGACATATCCATATCCATTAATGATCATGAGAAAGTTTTGTATTTTTCCGAAGCAAAAAGTCTGGAGATTGGCGTGAAGGTTGGAGATGAGCTGCATGATGATTATAAAAATTTCAAAATGCTCACCAACAAGGACACGCGTACCGTGGCACGTATGCCTGGTGATCTGCAAGGCAGACCTTTCGACGCCATCCTTATTCCCATTAAGGAGAACGATCAGGTCGTGGGCATATTGGGTGTGAACTACGCACTGGATAGTCATATGACACTGGAGACGCTGATCCGTGAAAATGAAACAACCATTCATGCACTCATCGGCGGCATTCAGCAGATTGCAGCACATTCGGAAGAACTCTCTGCGACCTCGGAAGAGATTCTGCGCAACTCCAAAAAAGCTTCAGAGAACTCCGTTAGTGTGTCTAAAGTAACCACCGTCATCCGTGAAGTATCTGAACAAACCAATCTGCTTGGACTGAACGCCATGATCGAGGCGGCCCGTGTGGGTGATCAGGGAGCCGGATTCGGTGTGGTTGCCAGCGAAGTACGCAAACTGTCCGATCATACGAAGCAAGCAGCGGCCGATATCGAAACATCCCTCGGTAGTGTACAGGATTCCATGAAACATATGGAGCAGGAGATCGGTCAGATTACCACCGCAACCGTCGATCAGGCCAAACTCGTTAGCGAGTTCATGGAAAGTATCGAACAACTTAGCGAGACAAGCGCAAATCTGAAAAAGTTCGTACATGAGATGCTGGCGCTCGAGTAA
- a CDS encoding glycoside hydrolase family 88 protein — MTTYFSEPQSMYYRFGEDQDQVLKVLAERYIGANAQADFVYRVFQKSGILQNEKGLYDLNLGKRFPDAPKDHMSHAAALVWGDEDRNLDVLVRCYGPVRFYFNEQLVYRSTVMDEITPDATVKLSIDIKPGWNTIWLEMKNTPAGFGCQFGSDEGKVRILNVFAPFQERQGQAGWVFSQPNLVASKQPDLLGTEAEYSLKWLPETGWSDEDLTKPALERIYGHLPGRHVYAWTHLNNTDSSGNQVQLSGQSSGSLSIWISGKPVAQIKEAGPFEVDVPASFGRSDLLVRIECNTTAGPWHFNLNATVSGKPLLLELPQRVHGASGESWLYVGPFESEVEPDMQDLTRTDRVYQTGQEQTYWRLDRPDAWIRPYYENAMLSNKWTVGSVTNYGRWDYPLGVTVYGLLRTGRYLQRPDITRYAAEHVQACTQMYEYSLWDRQQYGFPAVNQQLVMLKMLDNCGSFGSAMLEAYSECHEPTFLPIAERIADFMLSRLERQEDGAFYRTCAGEYAENTMWADDLYMSTPFLVRYARVTGNSAALDEAARQFSLYRKYLFMPEFKIMSHVYDFKYGQATQIPWGRGNGWTLFSLTEVLEALPAEHPERPTLIDFFNELCEGYAALQGESGLWHQVLNVPQTYEEASCTAMFAYGFARGVRFGWFKDPEVYVMAAERAWKGLICKAIDRQGNVHGVCSGSRYAFTAEYYDQDLRTVTNDNHGIGIMMLAGTEVAQMKKHLSEHKVSSPAVSHS; from the coding sequence ATGACGACCTATTTCAGTGAACCGCAGAGCATGTATTACCGGTTTGGAGAAGATCAGGATCAGGTGCTGAAGGTGCTGGCCGAGAGATATATTGGGGCCAATGCACAGGCTGATTTTGTATATCGCGTATTCCAGAAGTCTGGTATTTTGCAAAATGAAAAAGGGCTTTATGATCTGAATTTGGGTAAACGCTTTCCTGATGCACCTAAAGACCATATGTCACATGCAGCTGCGCTGGTCTGGGGGGATGAGGACCGGAATCTGGATGTGCTGGTTCGCTGTTATGGACCTGTTCGCTTCTATTTTAATGAGCAGTTGGTCTATCGCTCTACCGTAATGGATGAGATTACTCCTGATGCAACGGTGAAGCTCAGCATCGACATCAAGCCTGGCTGGAACACCATTTGGCTGGAAATGAAAAATACCCCTGCCGGATTTGGCTGCCAGTTTGGTTCAGATGAAGGTAAAGTGCGTATTCTGAACGTTTTTGCGCCGTTTCAGGAGAGACAGGGACAAGCGGGGTGGGTGTTCTCCCAACCGAACCTGGTCGCGAGTAAACAACCAGACCTGCTTGGAACAGAAGCAGAATACAGTTTGAAGTGGCTGCCTGAGACAGGCTGGTCTGATGAAGATCTAACCAAGCCAGCTCTTGAACGAATATACGGGCATCTTCCTGGACGGCATGTGTATGCTTGGACCCATCTGAACAATACCGATTCATCCGGAAATCAGGTTCAGTTGTCAGGTCAATCTTCCGGTTCTCTAAGTATATGGATTAGCGGCAAGCCTGTGGCGCAGATAAAGGAGGCTGGTCCGTTCGAGGTCGATGTACCAGCTTCTTTTGGGCGGAGTGACTTGCTTGTCCGAATTGAATGCAACACTACAGCGGGACCATGGCATTTTAATTTGAACGCAACCGTTTCGGGTAAGCCACTTCTACTTGAACTTCCTCAGCGTGTGCACGGTGCTTCCGGAGAGTCATGGTTATATGTCGGACCTTTTGAGTCAGAGGTTGAACCGGATATGCAGGATCTTACCCGAACCGACCGGGTGTACCAAACGGGGCAAGAACAGACGTATTGGCGCTTGGATCGACCGGATGCCTGGATCAGACCATATTATGAAAACGCCATGTTAAGCAACAAATGGACTGTGGGCAGTGTGACCAATTATGGTCGCTGGGATTATCCATTGGGTGTCACTGTATATGGTCTGTTACGGACGGGACGTTATTTGCAGAGACCGGACATTACACGTTATGCGGCTGAGCATGTGCAAGCCTGTACCCAGATGTATGAGTACTCATTATGGGATCGGCAGCAGTATGGTTTCCCGGCAGTCAATCAACAATTGGTCATGCTGAAAATGCTGGATAACTGCGGTTCTTTTGGCTCGGCCATGCTGGAAGCGTATTCAGAGTGTCATGAACCAACGTTTCTTCCGATTGCTGAACGGATTGCTGATTTCATGCTTTCCCGCCTGGAACGGCAGGAAGATGGGGCGTTTTATCGCACATGTGCTGGGGAGTATGCCGAGAATACCATGTGGGCAGATGATCTTTATATGAGCACGCCGTTTCTCGTTCGTTATGCACGGGTGACAGGCAACTCCGCTGCATTGGATGAAGCCGCCAGACAATTCTCACTATATCGGAAGTATCTCTTCATGCCTGAGTTCAAGATCATGTCCCATGTGTATGATTTCAAATACGGACAGGCAACGCAGATTCCATGGGGACGGGGGAATGGCTGGACACTGTTTTCCCTGACGGAAGTATTGGAAGCTTTGCCAGCAGAGCATCCCGAGCGCCCGACTCTGATTGATTTCTTCAACGAGCTGTGTGAAGGGTACGCGGCACTTCAAGGGGAAAGCGGGTTGTGGCATCAGGTGTTGAATGTTCCGCAAACCTATGAAGAAGCCTCCTGCACGGCGATGTTTGCCTACGGTTTTGCGAGAGGTGTACGCTTTGGCTGGTTCAAAGACCCTGAAGTTTACGTCATGGCCGCCGAGCGGGCTTGGAAGGGACTCATCTGCAAAGCCATTGATCGTCAAGGGAATGTTCATGGCGTGTGCAGTGGATCACGATATGCGTTTACGGCAGAGTATTATGATCAGGACTTGCGTACCGTCACCAATGACAATCACGGTATAGGCATTATGATGCTGGCAGGAACCGAAGTGGCACAAATGAAGAAACATCTGTCTGAGCACAAGGTGTCTTCACCTGCTGTCTCGCATTCCTGA
- a CDS encoding histidine kinase, producing MAYGFNHMASQLTTLMEQVKEESRAKREAQTGLLEAQIKPHFLYNTLDMIHWRALDYEAKDISRMIVQLSKLLRIGLSGGRLFIRVRDELEHARCYVNIQSERLPFSIHYQEQIDPRIRGCYIPKIILQPFIENAVMHGHPEEGTLRIQVHIHEEIGPHEDIVIRIMDNGRGLPEGWTLEETCGIGVRNVHQRIQLYCGKRYGVQLSNRESGGVEVTITLPRIETDEQLNLWLDGEK from the coding sequence TTGGCTTATGGCTTTAATCACATGGCTTCACAACTCACAACGCTGATGGAACAGGTGAAGGAAGAGAGCCGGGCCAAGCGTGAAGCCCAGACGGGCTTGCTTGAGGCCCAGATCAAACCCCATTTTCTGTACAACACCCTCGATATGATCCACTGGCGCGCGCTCGATTACGAAGCCAAGGATATCAGCCGCATGATTGTGCAGCTCAGTAAGCTGTTACGGATTGGGTTGAGTGGAGGAAGATTATTTATTCGGGTTCGAGATGAGTTAGAACATGCCCGTTGCTACGTTAACATACAGTCAGAGCGGTTGCCGTTCTCCATTCATTATCAGGAACAGATCGATCCACGTATTCGCGGTTGTTACATTCCAAAGATCATTTTGCAGCCCTTTATCGAAAATGCCGTTATGCACGGGCACCCTGAAGAAGGTACACTTCGAATTCAGGTCCATATACACGAAGAGATTGGCCCGCATGAGGACATCGTTATTCGTATCATGGATAATGGGCGGGGTTTGCCGGAGGGATGGACACTGGAAGAGACGTGCGGTATCGGTGTACGGAATGTACATCAGCGTATTCAGCTTTATTGTGGGAAGAGGTATGGTGTTCAACTGAGCAATAGAGAGTCTGGTGGTGTGGAAGTGACCATTACGCTGCCGCGTATTGAGACCGACGAGCAATTAAATCTATGGTTGGACGGTGAAAAATGA
- a CDS encoding glucose PTS transporter subunit IIA, producing MATVITAMGYLEGSGFLTIINMIGDCIFYFMPFFLAVSAANRFKTNPYLAVALAAGLMHPTILNAAAQVAETGVNSIDFLGLPILLMKYSSSVIPIILAVWIMSYVYPVVNRVIPKFLQVLLTPMIVLFIMIPVELVVLGPVGSYIGDWLTNGINSLFSTAGVLAGAILGFFKPIMVMFGMHYAIMPIQVQQVATLGATVLLPTALAANLAQAGAAFGVFVLTKSKTMKSAAASSGFTALFGITEPAIYGVTLKYKRPFFAGCLAGGLVGGFYSLVHTTANAISLPGVLAIGTYSSDRYMYVVIGCIAAVVLGFVFTLLAGIKEDTDGSKAKQQVTNKVNENPTTAASEVTSESAASLTSTSADMLIVSPMTGEIKPISEVEDQAFAQELMGKGIAIVPTEGKVYAPFDGVVEALYRTKHAIGLKAENGVEILIHIGVDTVSLKGKYFNAHIGQGQTIKAGDLLVEFDPEGITSAGYNTITSIVVTNMQQFGDVLTTATNGPIRESEAMIKLIP from the coding sequence TTGGCTACCGTTATAACCGCCATGGGGTATTTGGAAGGCTCCGGATTCCTAACGATCATTAACATGATAGGGGACTGTATTTTCTATTTCATGCCGTTCTTCCTGGCTGTTAGTGCAGCCAACCGTTTCAAAACCAATCCCTATTTGGCCGTAGCTCTTGCTGCGGGATTAATGCATCCAACCATTTTGAACGCTGCGGCTCAGGTTGCCGAGACGGGTGTAAACAGCATTGATTTTCTCGGCTTGCCAATTCTGTTGATGAAATATTCCTCTTCCGTCATTCCAATCATCTTGGCGGTATGGATTATGAGTTATGTGTATCCGGTGGTCAATCGAGTGATTCCCAAGTTTCTGCAGGTCCTGCTTACCCCAATGATTGTTCTGTTTATTATGATTCCAGTGGAATTGGTTGTACTTGGTCCAGTAGGATCATATATCGGTGACTGGTTGACGAATGGTATTAACTCATTATTCTCCACTGCAGGTGTTCTTGCAGGTGCGATTCTTGGATTTTTCAAACCAATCATGGTCATGTTCGGCATGCACTATGCCATCATGCCGATTCAGGTTCAACAAGTGGCTACGCTTGGCGCAACCGTGTTGTTACCAACGGCATTAGCGGCGAATTTGGCCCAGGCTGGAGCAGCTTTCGGTGTGTTTGTACTGACGAAGAGTAAAACGATGAAATCAGCGGCTGCTTCGAGTGGGTTCACCGCGTTGTTCGGAATCACCGAGCCGGCGATCTATGGTGTAACGCTCAAATATAAACGTCCCTTTTTCGCAGGTTGTCTTGCAGGCGGATTAGTTGGTGGATTCTACAGCTTGGTGCACACAACAGCGAATGCAATTTCGCTTCCAGGTGTATTGGCAATCGGTACGTATTCATCTGATCGTTACATGTATGTCGTTATTGGCTGTATTGCAGCAGTTGTACTCGGTTTTGTCTTTACGCTGTTGGCAGGCATCAAGGAAGATACAGATGGAAGTAAAGCGAAGCAACAAGTTACGAATAAAGTTAACGAAAATCCAACAACCGCTGCCTCAGAAGTAACTTCAGAGTCAGCAGCATCACTGACATCCACATCTGCTGACATGCTGATCGTTAGCCCGATGACAGGGGAGATCAAACCGATCTCTGAAGTGGAAGATCAGGCGTTTGCTCAAGAGTTGATGGGTAAAGGCATTGCAATTGTTCCAACAGAAGGCAAGGTATATGCTCCATTTGACGGAGTAGTCGAAGCCCTTTATCGCACGAAACACGCTATCGGATTGAAAGCTGAGAATGGTGTTGAGATCCTGATTCATATCGGTGTCGATACCGTTAGCTTGAAAGGGAAATATTTTAACGCTCACATCGGACAGGGACAGACGATCAAGGCTGGCGATTTATTAGTGGAATTTGATCCAGAAGGCATTACGTCAGCAGGATATAACACTATTACATCCATTGTCGTTACCAACATGCAGCAGTTCGGAGATGTACTGACCACAGCGACCAACGGCCCAATTCGGGAGAGCGAAGCAATGATCAAGTTAATTCCCTAA
- a CDS encoding endonuclease/exonuclease/phosphatase family protein — protein sequence MKILTLNTHAWAEEDQLNKISQLADFINTHQFDVISMQEVNQSMQEAALSEEELGTYVATESDAVIKKDNYAYVLLQQLTEQYYWTWIPAHVGFQKYDEGLAILSRTPITQAFGEYVSHMRDYNNYRTRKIVGIQTVVQGEATWFVNGHYNWWDDAQEPFKGQWELTESKLAPYMDQPLYIMGDFNNVAEVRGEGYDYMMSKGWNDLYTTALQKDEGATVVKAIAGWADNKRDLRIDYIFSNRPIQAKSSTVVLNGKNGPVVSDHFGVAVEI from the coding sequence ATGAAAATACTCACGTTAAACACACACGCTTGGGCGGAAGAGGATCAACTGAACAAGATCAGTCAGCTGGCTGATTTTATTAATACACATCAATTTGATGTAATCTCCATGCAGGAGGTTAACCAGTCCATGCAGGAAGCTGCGCTTTCTGAAGAAGAACTGGGGACGTATGTTGCGACTGAATCGGATGCTGTGATTAAAAAAGACAACTACGCCTACGTCTTGCTCCAGCAGCTGACAGAGCAATATTACTGGACGTGGATTCCCGCGCATGTCGGGTTTCAGAAATACGATGAAGGACTGGCGATCCTTAGCCGGACGCCGATTACACAGGCTTTTGGAGAATATGTGTCCCACATGCGAGATTATAACAATTACCGTACACGCAAGATTGTGGGAATTCAGACGGTCGTCCAAGGTGAAGCAACCTGGTTTGTGAACGGTCACTACAACTGGTGGGATGATGCGCAGGAACCGTTCAAGGGACAGTGGGAGTTGACGGAGAGCAAGCTTGCCCCCTACATGGATCAGCCGTTATATATAATGGGTGATTTCAACAATGTGGCGGAAGTGCGCGGAGAAGGCTATGATTATATGATGAGCAAAGGCTGGAACGACCTGTACACCACAGCATTGCAAAAGGATGAAGGAGCAACCGTGGTGAAGGCCATTGCCGGGTGGGCAGACAACAAACGCGATCTTCGGATCGACTATATTTTCTCCAATCGTCCCATTCAGGCCAAGTCTTCCACTGTGGTTTTGAACGGTAAGAACGGGCCGGTGGTCTCCGACCATTTTGGCGTTGCTGTAGAGATCTGA
- a CDS encoding 2-keto-3-deoxygluconate permease — MNILGRIKKIPGGLLIVPMLLAAVINTVFPSFFQMGDPTTALFTSKGTMVLIGMILLISGTQLNLSQLLVTLKRAGVLCISRILISCLFGWVFVHFFGISGVGGVSAVAFIAVLTSCNPGLYLALMNTYGDDVDRAAFGILNLIAVPVIPVMILNSASGVGIDYLSVLATLVPFFIGIVLGNLDSNIQKMFAPGTLILLPFLGTSFGSNIDLRIAFQSSLSGLLVTVLFLLICMLPLIGIDRTILRRPGYAAAATCSVAGLSMVVPSMAAGFNPAYAPYVETAIAQIAFAVILTSVTVPYIVKRLARGTAAEASIQVNP; from the coding sequence ATGAATATTCTGGGTCGTATCAAAAAAATTCCCGGCGGCTTGCTCATTGTTCCCATGTTGCTCGCCGCTGTCATCAACACAGTGTTTCCATCGTTTTTTCAGATGGGAGATCCCACGACAGCGCTATTCACATCCAAAGGTACCATGGTGCTAATCGGCATGATTTTACTGATATCAGGAACACAGTTGAATTTGTCACAGCTTCTGGTGACCTTGAAGAGAGCAGGGGTGCTCTGTATCTCTCGTATCCTCATCAGCTGCCTGTTTGGCTGGGTGTTTGTACACTTTTTTGGCATTAGTGGGGTCGGGGGAGTTTCGGCGGTAGCTTTCATTGCTGTACTGACCAGTTGTAATCCGGGATTATATCTGGCCTTGATGAATACGTACGGAGATGATGTGGATCGTGCCGCGTTTGGCATTCTGAATCTGATTGCCGTACCGGTTATTCCGGTCATGATATTGAATTCGGCAAGTGGCGTCGGTATTGATTACCTCAGTGTCCTTGCAACGCTGGTGCCTTTCTTCATCGGCATAGTGCTTGGCAATCTGGACAGCAACATTCAGAAGATGTTTGCTCCAGGCACACTGATTCTGCTGCCTTTCCTCGGCACAAGTTTTGGCTCCAATATTGATCTGCGTATCGCATTTCAGTCCAGTCTGTCCGGTTTGCTGGTCACGGTATTATTTTTGCTGATTTGCATGCTGCCGCTCATTGGAATCGATCGTACGATATTAAGGCGGCCCGGTTATGCAGCGGCTGCGACATGTTCGGTTGCTGGACTCTCCATGGTCGTACCATCGATGGCTGCTGGGTTCAATCCGGCATATGCGCCCTATGTGGAGACAGCCATCGCTCAGATTGCGTTTGCCGTGATCCTGACATCGGTGACCGTGCCTTATATCGTGAAGCGACTGGCTAGAGGAACAGCAGCGGAAGCTTCAATACAAGTAAATCCTTAA
- a CDS encoding ABC transporter substrate-binding protein codes for MMITKKWVTLFCLSLLLFAAACSGGATDTPSSSGEASGSEGDSSGKVELRMTWWGSQTRHDLTTKVIQLFEEKHPGITIKPEYSGWDGYFDKLTTQVAGSNAPDIIQMDYAFLTDFARRGALLDLTPFAESKELRTEDHDQSMITAGSIDDKLYAITLGVNAPGVIYDATVFQELGIEEPQESWTWKDFGDIATKIAAAKGEGFYGSADISGTTNMFEVFIRQSGKGLFDGGTMTATSEELQQWFDMWGALRENGGVTTAEITASTTNALETRPISLGTAAMDFAWSNQLLTFQQVNKNQDHKLGIQVLPHGVNEQQIGEYLKPGQFLSGYGKTKHPKEVAMFIDFMVNDPEATAILGSERGVPVNSSIRAQMQPTLPEAEQAIFQFIDTVSKHSSEIDPPYPQGFAEVDTSFKSASEQIAFGQGSTPDVIAQFIEGAKATLGSSQ; via the coding sequence ATGATGATCACGAAAAAGTGGGTAACCCTGTTCTGCCTGTCCCTGTTATTGTTCGCTGCAGCCTGTTCTGGAGGGGCCACTGATACACCATCTTCTTCTGGGGAAGCAAGTGGAAGTGAAGGAGATTCATCAGGTAAGGTTGAACTGCGCATGACCTGGTGGGGATCACAGACCCGACATGATCTGACGACCAAAGTCATCCAATTGTTCGAAGAGAAACATCCGGGGATTACCATCAAACCTGAATACTCCGGTTGGGACGGTTATTTTGACAAGTTGACTACACAGGTAGCCGGTTCGAATGCACCGGATATCATCCAGATGGATTACGCCTTTCTGACTGACTTTGCCCGGCGCGGCGCCTTGCTTGACCTGACCCCGTTTGCAGAGAGCAAAGAGCTGCGGACCGAGGACCACGATCAGAGCATGATTACAGCCGGATCCATTGACGATAAATTATATGCGATTACCCTCGGAGTAAACGCACCAGGTGTCATTTATGATGCCACCGTATTTCAGGAATTAGGTATTGAAGAACCGCAAGAGAGCTGGACATGGAAGGATTTTGGGGATATTGCGACCAAGATTGCCGCAGCCAAAGGTGAGGGATTCTATGGATCTGCAGACATTTCCGGTACAACGAACATGTTTGAAGTGTTTATCCGGCAATCCGGGAAAGGGTTGTTCGACGGTGGCACAATGACCGCTACCAGCGAGGAGCTTCAGCAATGGTTCGATATGTGGGGCGCACTGCGCGAGAATGGTGGAGTGACCACGGCGGAGATAACGGCATCCACAACCAATGCGCTGGAGACCCGCCCGATCTCCCTGGGTACAGCTGCCATGGATTTTGCATGGTCCAATCAATTGCTGACATTCCAGCAGGTGAACAAAAACCAGGATCATAAGCTTGGAATACAAGTACTCCCGCATGGTGTTAACGAGCAGCAAATTGGCGAATACCTGAAACCAGGCCAGTTCCTCTCCGGTTATGGCAAAACGAAACATCCGAAGGAAGTTGCCATGTTCATTGATTTCATGGTCAATGATCCAGAAGCAACCGCTATTCTTGGTTCTGAACGTGGTGTGCCGGTTAACTCAAGCATTCGTGCGCAGATGCAGCCAACGCTGCCGGAAGCGGAGCAAGCCATTTTCCAATTCATCGATACCGTATCGAAGCATTCCAGTGAGATTGACCCACCATACCCGCAAGGTTTTGCTGAAGTGGACACAAGTTTCAAGAGCGCAAGCGAGCAGATCGCCTTCGGACAAGGCAGTACTCCCGATGTGATTGCCCAGTTTATTGAAGGAGCGAAGGCTACGCTTGGATCGAGTCAATAA
- a CDS encoding PTS transporter subunit EIIB, with the protein MNNKDLAKNVLDLVGGEQNISGLTHCATRLRFVLKDDNKADLKALDQLEGVLKAQNSGDRFRLSSALR; encoded by the coding sequence ATGAACAACAAAGACTTGGCTAAAAACGTACTTGATCTTGTTGGTGGCGAGCAAAATATATCGGGTCTGACGCACTGTGCAACCCGTTTGAGATTCGTATTGAAGGATGACAACAAAGCAGATCTCAAAGCGCTGGATCAGCTTGAAGGCGTACTTAAGGCACAAAATTCCGGGGACAGATTCAGGTTGTCATCGGCGCTAAGGTAG